The proteins below are encoded in one region of Chroococcidiopsis sp. SAG 2025:
- a CDS encoding response regulator transcription factor produces MSTIRLLLVDDQSIISQGLKAMLELEPDLQVVGTANNGREAIAQVASQHPDLVLMDVRMPVMDGRAATREISQQFPDVKVIVLSTFDDDRYIADSIRAGAVGYLLKDMPSEELVQTLRLAYRGYTQMGQGLLAKLMTRVLEDANKSESKPALPEDLNSITPRERDVLRLVRDGSTNREIANQLYIAEGTVKTHITHLLERLNLKNRAQLAIYANSVFRESC; encoded by the coding sequence ATGAGTACGATCCGCTTATTGCTTGTTGACGATCAAAGCATTATCAGCCAAGGGTTAAAAGCAATGCTTGAGCTGGAACCAGATTTGCAGGTAGTAGGAACTGCAAATAATGGTAGGGAGGCGATCGCTCAAGTAGCCTCTCAGCACCCCGATTTGGTGTTGATGGACGTGCGAATGCCAGTTATGGACGGTCGAGCAGCTACACGGGAGATTTCTCAACAGTTTCCAGATGTAAAAGTCATTGTCTTGAGTACATTTGATGACGATCGATACATCGCCGACTCCATCCGAGCAGGTGCAGTTGGATATTTGCTCAAGGATATGCCATCGGAAGAGTTAGTGCAGACGCTTCGACTAGCCTATCGCGGCTATACTCAAATGGGACAGGGGCTGTTGGCTAAGCTAATGACAAGGGTTCTAGAAGATGCAAACAAGTCAGAATCAAAACCAGCTTTGCCCGAAGACCTAAACTCGATCACGCCTCGCGAGCGAGATGTGTTGCGTTTGGTCAGAGACGGTTCGACAAATCGTGAAATTGCCAACCAGTTATATATTGCCGAAGGAACGGTGAAAACTCATATTACCCATTTGCTAGAGCGACTCAACCTGAAAAATCGCGCCCAATTAGCCATTTACGCCAACTCGGTATTTAGAGAAAGCTGCTAG
- a CDS encoding ScyD/ScyE family protein has protein sequence MLKQLSVALVGAALMSVGIAPAVQAEKFQIEVLANGLDSPRGLTFGPDGALYVTEAGRGGDGACIPSPSQPGAELCYGASSALTRIKDGKSERIVTGLPSVALPDGSDASGAHDIAFDATGKPYILFGLAGNPGDRENLLGIPDFGQLFAFEMLNTNAARRPIADLAAYEGANNPDSGDVISNPYAFLIKGNTAYVVDAGANDLLRVGLDRSELAVQTVFSTRLVPNPSGGADLPMQAVPTSVAIGPDHALYVGQLTGAPFPKEGARIYRIDSNDRPQIYADGFTNIIDLAFDSTGNLYVLEYATNSISSGDTTGALIRIAPDGTRTTIATSELISPTALALDSEGGIYISNNGFNAGKGQILRLVPQDNSVSEPNSTSSR, from the coding sequence ATGCTCAAACAACTCTCCGTAGCTCTGGTGGGAGCAGCATTGATGAGTGTTGGAATCGCACCAGCAGTACAAGCAGAAAAATTTCAAATTGAGGTTTTGGCTAATGGTCTTGACAGTCCCAGAGGACTGACTTTTGGTCCAGATGGTGCTCTCTATGTGACAGAAGCGGGTCGAGGTGGTGATGGTGCTTGCATTCCCTCCCCCAGTCAGCCAGGTGCTGAGTTATGTTACGGTGCGTCCAGTGCTTTGACACGCATTAAAGACGGTAAAAGCGAGCGAATTGTTACAGGTTTACCGTCTGTAGCATTACCGGATGGCAGTGACGCTTCTGGGGCACATGACATAGCATTTGATGCCACTGGAAAACCATATATTCTGTTTGGTTTAGCTGGTAATCCAGGCGATCGCGAGAACTTATTAGGTATTCCTGACTTCGGACAGTTGTTCGCTTTTGAGATGTTAAACACAAACGCTGCGCGCAGACCAATTGCCGATTTAGCAGCTTATGAAGGTGCAAATAATCCGGATAGCGGAGACGTTATCAGCAACCCCTATGCTTTCTTAATTAAGGGTAACACCGCTTATGTTGTGGACGCAGGTGCAAACGATCTTTTGCGTGTGGGACTGGATCGAAGCGAGCTAGCAGTGCAGACTGTGTTTAGTACACGCTTAGTGCCGAATCCGTCTGGCGGTGCCGATCTTCCCATGCAAGCAGTACCCACCTCTGTCGCCATTGGTCCCGATCATGCCTTGTATGTGGGTCAGCTCACAGGAGCGCCTTTTCCAAAAGAGGGGGCACGTATTTATCGAATTGATTCTAACGATCGGCCACAAATTTACGCTGATGGCTTCACAAATATTATTGATTTGGCTTTCGATTCCACCGGCAATTTGTACGTCCTAGAATACGCTACTAATTCAATCTCATCTGGCGACACAACTGGTGCTTTGATTCGCATTGCACCTGATGGAACTCGCACAACGATTGCCACTTCAGAACTCATTTCTCCTACTGCCCTAGCACTTGATTCTGAGGGGGGAATTTATATTTCAAATAACGGCTTTAACGCTGGGAAAGGACAAATACTTAGGCTTGTGCCTCAAGATAATTCAGTTTCCGAACCGAATTCGACATCAAGTCGGTAA